In a genomic window of Bernardetia sp.:
- a CDS encoding NifU family protein, with protein sequence MAVITDNNRTPHVHIYIEENPNPNSMKFVMSFMLMADGVVKDYATAEDTTDSPLAASLFKEFDFVERVFLSKNFITITKNESKEWVEINPILRNYLKEYFEAQKPVFSDNLPDSKVELNDNPTISRIKDILDQYIRPAVEMDGGAISFSRFDEETGKLSVLLQGSCSGCPSSAITLKSGIENLFKRMMPEVKEVVAENG encoded by the coding sequence ATGGCAGTAATTACAGACAACAATCGTACGCCCCACGTACACATATATATAGAAGAAAATCCAAATCCAAACTCAATGAAGTTTGTAATGAGCTTTATGCTTATGGCAGATGGTGTAGTAAAAGATTATGCAACAGCAGAAGATACTACAGATTCTCCTTTGGCAGCATCTCTCTTCAAAGAATTTGATTTTGTAGAGCGTGTTTTTCTAAGTAAAAACTTCATTACTATTACTAAAAATGAGAGTAAAGAATGGGTAGAAATCAATCCAATTCTTCGCAACTATTTGAAAGAATATTTTGAGGCTCAAAAACCTGTTTTTTCAGATAACTTGCCAGATTCAAAAGTAGAACTAAACGACAACCCTACGATTTCAAGAATAAAAGATATTTTAGACCAATATATTCGTCCTGCTGTGGAGATGGATGGAGGAGCAATTTCTTTTTCTAGGTTTGATGAAGAAACTGGAAAACTAAGCGTTCTGCTTCAAGGCTCTTGTAGTGGATGTCCTTCTTCTGCTATCACACTCAAATCAGGTATTGAAAATCTTTTTAAAAGAATGATGCCTGAAGTAAAAGAAGTAGTAGCTGAAAATGGATAA